A window of the Coprobacter fastidiosus genome harbors these coding sequences:
- a CDS encoding SusC/RagA family TonB-linked outer membrane protein yields MEIPKKTTWRNALTYFLQWTSCFRIAWIVGLFLCVQLLHAQNSEIKISGSVLDASGEPVTGANVSVVGSSKGTMTDYKGNFTLSVPPKSTLRVSFIGFEPQTIRIGDKTNFRITLKENSKALNEVVVTALGITRDAKSLSYARQTVNTESMSDVRASNMLDMLSGKVAGLQVIGNGGPLASTRVVIRGNGSLSGNNQPLYVIDGVPIMNDMGESGDLDYGNPANNISPDEIESIEVLKGANASALYGSDGANGVILITTKKATRKAGLGVSYNFNMMFSTLMQYPTYQNIYGSGQNTGFERGFNYYTASGNGYSYDPNLPYGIFNPNMAGQDQRCWGLPMLGFDVVGRNGEIKQYSPAKETIENMYQVGKAITNSVSFDKVMDNGSFRFSYTNIHADDILKNFNNLDRHNFNLNSTAKFTNFLSMDLGARYVYEHADNRGFRGSSNRNPLWVVANLPRDATMDELIPWKNPDGTAKTQRGFNNPFWLLNELSNEDYKHWFMGNVTLNVTFTNYLKLRLRAATDMQTTRAWAFTNYNSPWDTDGEYNVRNRIAMNNNYEGILMYNQRFGDVSINANLGLSHQQIKSEQTDSKVNQLLKADFTSLANNAGNPTTSEGESNKWKEAVFGMLSVGYKGAYLDLTARNEWSSALPIDNCSYFYYSAGAGLVFTDMIEIDKNILSFAKLRGSFAQVGNDTGFDNLYNGYSYAGLFNGIAYYNGESTRKNPNLKPEKTLSGEIGADLRFLDSRLSIDYTYYNKRTKDQIIRGDISPVSGYTQMMYNAGEVKNWGHELTVTAIPVQTKLVTWTTTFNWAKNNSKIVSLIDGMDRYELGSGVNGVKLYAVVGEPYGTLYGNDYKRDENGKICVQLDGRPKYVSDQVLANVQPDWIGGWRNSVRVWDFDFNLMIDFKKGGNFLSRTAWQGAIDGQTVQSLEGRSEFLMAKRILGETDNEMHGIMDIGNTVTPGADLKNNAVLYPDGDRPKGIYMENAVYDESEGEWAGKPNMSWVNPTVHWTHNNTSSMKRYIYDASYIKLREISIGYTIPKKWLQKTPLKSVRVSAVGRNVAILFQNTPKGIDPEATRTTGNAQGFEEGYAQPSATYGFDIKVSF; encoded by the coding sequence ATGGAAATACCTAAAAAAACTACATGGAGAAATGCGCTAACGTATTTCTTGCAATGGACATCTTGTTTCCGTATTGCTTGGATAGTGGGGCTATTCCTCTGCGTACAGCTACTCCACGCTCAGAATTCTGAAATAAAGATTTCCGGATCTGTTCTCGATGCTTCCGGAGAACCTGTTACGGGTGCAAACGTATCTGTTGTCGGGTCCTCTAAAGGAACGATGACCGATTACAAAGGAAACTTTACTCTAAGTGTTCCACCCAAATCGACCTTACGGGTAAGTTTTATAGGCTTTGAGCCTCAAACAATCAGAATCGGAGATAAAACCAATTTCCGGATTACGTTAAAAGAGAACTCTAAAGCATTGAACGAAGTCGTCGTAACGGCTCTCGGTATCACCCGTGATGCAAAATCCTTGTCGTATGCCCGACAAACAGTAAATACGGAATCGATGAGCGATGTGCGAGCTTCGAACATGCTGGATATGCTCTCCGGTAAAGTCGCAGGCCTTCAGGTAATCGGAAATGGCGGACCATTGGCATCTACACGTGTAGTTATCCGTGGTAACGGCTCTTTGTCCGGGAATAACCAACCGTTATACGTTATCGACGGTGTACCCATTATGAACGATATGGGAGAAAGCGGTGACCTCGATTACGGTAACCCGGCAAATAATATCAGTCCGGATGAAATCGAAAGTATAGAAGTTCTGAAAGGTGCAAATGCTTCCGCTTTATACGGATCGGACGGTGCGAATGGAGTTATTTTGATTACGACCAAGAAAGCAACCCGTAAAGCAGGATTAGGTGTCAGCTATAACTTCAATATGATGTTCAGTACCCTGATGCAATATCCTACTTATCAAAATATATACGGATCAGGACAAAATACAGGTTTTGAAAGAGGATTTAATTATTATACAGCATCAGGTAACGGTTACTCATACGATCCAAACCTTCCCTATGGAATTTTTAACCCCAATATGGCCGGACAAGACCAACGTTGTTGGGGACTCCCGATGTTGGGATTCGATGTAGTAGGACGTAATGGCGAAATTAAACAATACTCTCCCGCCAAAGAAACAATCGAAAATATGTACCAAGTAGGTAAAGCGATTACCAACAGTGTCTCTTTCGATAAAGTAATGGATAATGGAAGTTTCCGTTTCTCTTATACCAATATTCATGCCGATGATATCTTGAAAAATTTCAACAATTTAGATCGTCACAACTTCAACTTGAACTCTACTGCTAAATTCACGAATTTCTTAAGTATGGATTTAGGTGCTCGTTACGTATATGAACATGCCGACAATCGTGGATTTCGAGGAAGTTCTAACCGTAATCCACTTTGGGTGGTTGCCAACTTGCCGCGCGACGCAACAATGGACGAATTGATTCCTTGGAAAAATCCGGATGGAACAGCAAAAACACAACGGGGATTTAACAATCCGTTCTGGCTATTGAATGAACTTTCCAATGAAGACTATAAGCATTGGTTTATGGGAAATGTTACATTGAATGTAACTTTTACCAACTATTTGAAGCTGAGATTACGTGCCGCAACCGATATGCAAACAACTCGGGCATGGGCATTTACCAACTACAATTCCCCATGGGATACCGACGGAGAATACAATGTACGTAATCGAATTGCAATGAACAATAATTATGAAGGAATATTAATGTACAACCAACGTTTCGGGGATGTAAGTATCAATGCCAACTTAGGATTGTCTCATCAACAGATAAAATCAGAACAGACCGATTCTAAAGTCAATCAGTTATTGAAAGCCGATTTTACGAGTCTTGCCAACAATGCCGGGAACCCGACGACCAGCGAAGGAGAAAGCAACAAATGGAAAGAAGCAGTTTTTGGAATGCTTTCCGTAGGATATAAAGGTGCATACTTAGACCTTACAGCACGTAACGAATGGTCTTCGGCCCTACCGATCGACAATTGCTCCTATTTCTACTACTCTGCCGGTGCAGGTCTTGTATTTACCGATATGATCGAAATAGATAAAAATATTCTTTCATTCGCCAAATTACGCGGATCTTTTGCTCAAGTAGGAAATGATACCGGTTTTGACAATCTATATAATGGATACTCCTATGCCGGTTTGTTTAATGGAATTGCTTATTATAACGGAGAATCCACCCGAAAAAATCCGAATCTGAAACCTGAAAAAACACTATCTGGAGAAATCGGTGCAGATCTTCGATTCTTGGATAGCCGTCTGTCGATAGACTATACTTATTATAACAAACGGACAAAAGATCAGATCATACGTGGAGATATCTCTCCGGTATCCGGTTATACGCAAATGATGTACAACGCCGGTGAAGTTAAAAACTGGGGACATGAACTAACAGTTACCGCAATTCCGGTACAAACCAAATTAGTAACATGGACCACGACATTCAACTGGGCAAAAAATAACTCAAAAATCGTCTCTCTTATCGATGGAATGGATCGTTATGAGTTAGGAAGCGGCGTAAATGGAGTTAAACTATACGCCGTAGTAGGCGAACCCTACGGAACTTTGTACGGGAATGACTACAAACGGGACGAAAACGGTAAAATATGCGTACAACTTGATGGTCGTCCTAAATATGTATCAGACCAAGTATTGGCAAACGTCCAACCGGACTGGATCGGAGGATGGAGAAACTCAGTTCGAGTATGGGACTTCGACTTCAACTTGATGATCGATTTCAAAAAAGGAGGAAATTTCCTTTCCCGTACAGCTTGGCAAGGTGCTATCGACGGGCAAACCGTACAATCTCTTGAAGGACGCTCCGAATTTTTGATGGCAAAACGTATTCTCGGAGAAACCGACAATGAAATGCATGGTATCATGGACATTGGTAATACGGTAACTCCAGGTGCAGACTTAAAGAATAATGCTGTTCTCTATCCTGATGGAGACCGTCCCAAAGGTATATATATGGAAAATGCCGTATATGACGAGTCCGAAGGCGAATGGGCAGGAAAACCGAATATGTCTTGGGTAAATCCGACTGTACATTGGACACACAATAACACTTCAAGTATGAAACGCTACATCTATGATGCCAGCTATATCAAACTGAGAGAGATCAGCATCGGTTATACGATTCCCAAAAAATGGTTACAAAAAACTCCGCTGAAAAGCGTCAGAGTATCTGCTGTGGGTCGTAACGTTGCTATATTATTCCAGAACACTCCGAAAGGAATCGATCCGGAAGCAACCCGTACTACCGGAAATGCACAGGGATTTGAAGAAGGATATGCCCAACCTTCGGCAACTTATGGTTTCGATATTAAAGTATCATTCTAA
- a CDS encoding T9SS type A sorting domain-containing protein, with translation MRTSTKLWATALLFSFSAFSLSAKDLYVASAENGGAAENDGLTPETPVAYLSQLNSVIEAGDVIHVNGMIMMSQDPNQKPDRTSGYVHQQAGAKGHQGFVIMGGAWQNITMIGEGLQSGFDSEHKGRLFRLNGGGNLTFKNLTFQNGRDLINDGGNGFWIGGNLVATFEDCKFMFNTVAHANPDSPTDYADSNGRGGAIHKNEIGDVNLYNCTFTGNENREGNAINWCGGKLVAVGCSFMGNTTKINGTGGAIKFWCLVAGKPIQATIEHCLFMGNSSGNGGAIAINETADRDDAGNDITIKDCSFIANSATMCGGLLINNIAPKNTSKVKVLNSTFAYNQAINDGAAINLRAASKNSEFTMVNCTVVDNITQGNGGHGAGLLITNDATNPKTNCTKRIYNCLFQGNYAVDGGKMTTSDLTLRDAMAEGEFEAYNTYFGRLTNNPILDGAAINCTVNYMPGSTKDMDWDIHNASGLSDDASIYAPKRYIVPFIDENAPGLTFGNAEYLTQFGITTDQMGNPRKITGNSCAVGSLEMTEAEMDASSDPWDPTLTSIANTTEDKDQIEIYVRNGEIVVGTGNNDANIQLYNMNGSILKATTGSMEITDINSGFYIVKAVLNNQISVKKIWIK, from the coding sequence ATGAGAACTTCTACAAAATTGTGGGCAACAGCCTTACTTTTTTCGTTTTCAGCTTTTTCTTTGAGTGCAAAAGACCTTTATGTTGCGTCTGCTGAGAATGGCGGAGCTGCCGAGAATGATGGTTTAACTCCTGAAACTCCGGTAGCTTATTTAAGCCAATTGAATAGCGTAATTGAAGCAGGAGATGTAATTCATGTAAATGGGATGATCATGATGTCTCAAGACCCTAATCAAAAACCCGATAGAACAAGTGGCTATGTACATCAACAAGCCGGAGCAAAAGGACACCAAGGATTTGTAATTATGGGTGGCGCATGGCAAAATATCACGATGATCGGTGAAGGCCTGCAATCCGGTTTCGATTCGGAACACAAAGGTCGTCTGTTCCGCTTGAACGGAGGAGGTAATCTTACTTTTAAAAATCTTACTTTCCAAAATGGTCGGGATCTGATCAACGATGGGGGAAACGGTTTCTGGATCGGAGGTAACTTAGTTGCGACATTCGAAGATTGCAAATTTATGTTCAATACCGTAGCTCACGCAAACCCCGATTCACCTACAGATTATGCAGATTCCAATGGCCGAGGCGGAGCTATTCACAAAAATGAAATTGGGGATGTGAACCTATACAATTGTACGTTTACAGGAAACGAAAACCGGGAAGGTAATGCAATAAACTGGTGCGGAGGAAAACTTGTTGCCGTAGGTTGTTCTTTCATGGGAAATACGACCAAAATCAATGGTACGGGTGGTGCTATCAAGTTTTGGTGTTTAGTGGCCGGTAAACCGATTCAAGCAACTATCGAACATTGTCTGTTTATGGGAAACAGTTCTGGCAACGGTGGCGCTATTGCCATAAATGAAACTGCCGACAGAGATGATGCAGGTAACGATATTACTATCAAGGATTGTTCGTTTATCGCCAACTCTGCAACTATGTGTGGGGGGCTACTAATCAACAATATAGCTCCCAAAAATACTAGTAAAGTAAAAGTCTTAAATTCTACTTTTGCCTATAACCAGGCAATCAACGACGGTGCTGCAATTAATTTAAGAGCAGCATCTAAAAATAGCGAATTTACGATGGTAAATTGTACGGTAGTAGACAATATCACTCAAGGTAACGGTGGACATGGTGCCGGTCTTTTAATTACGAACGATGCCACTAATCCGAAGACAAATTGTACTAAACGCATTTATAATTGTCTTTTCCAAGGGAACTATGCTGTTGACGGTGGTAAAATGACAACTTCCGATTTGACCTTAAGAGATGCGATGGCTGAAGGAGAATTTGAAGCATACAATACTTATTTCGGCAGACTGACCAACAATCCTATTCTTGATGGAGCAGCTATAAATTGCACGGTAAATTATATGCCGGGAAGTACAAAAGACATGGATTGGGATATACATAACGCCTCCGGTTTGTCGGATGACGCCTCTATTTACGCTCCCAAAAGATATATAGTTCCTTTTATAGATGAAAATGCTCCCGGACTTACTTTTGGTAACGCTGAATATCTGACACAATTCGGTATCACAACAGACCAAATGGGTAATCCTCGTAAAATTACCGGAAATTCTTGTGCCGTAGGATCTCTCGAAATGACTGAAGCAGAAATGGATGCCTCTTCCGATCCATGGGATCCTACTCTTACCAGTATCGCAAACACAACCGAAGACAAAGATCAAATCGAAATCTATGTCCGTAATGGAGAGATCGTTGTCGGAACAGGAAATAACGATGCAAACATTCAGTTATATAATATGAACGGAAGTATATTAAAAGCAACAACCGGCAGCATGGAAATAACCGATATCAACAGCGGATTCTATATTGTAAAAGCTGTTTTAAATAATCAAATATCAGTAAAGAAAATCTGGATAAAATAA
- a CDS encoding T9SS type A sorting domain-containing protein, with protein sequence MKNLRLPILLIFGLLSNLASAKEIYVASFGKDSNPGSQNEPYATLGKAFTVLENDDKIFILDILSIQNEASGTGMGQMEDDCLGIKFPSDKKNIVIQGISPETSGIDGTSLILGQRVLLLQNVENLTIKNISITNALKNINPMVIGGGAISVEGGNVTIENCNFDACGSSTLRYGGAIQVDNAIVTLKNCSFARGNASYGGAIYVASGKLMTDNCSFAQGNATLGGAIATQANTANTVTPEEKQVSIFCSNSYFYKNNGSAGGAIAVSNSTNNNAVKLRIESCTFAENSGRGGAISLENKKTAINDYQLINSTIYKNSSPNDAGAIMLLAGQTGETFDLINCTITENTTTGNAGHGAGIRFYNDDSSTSQTVLKRILNCIIENNYATNNGSRNQNSDLSFRHTPEATYLIIKNSFIGSDGNNNINVKYYMEDNLFNYFSAVESLAEFEGSTSDQIQAEKCIPVLSSSLASNYGNPQWLQEVGITTDQKGKTRPFTNNRCTIGSVEVVSTLNPGTKPEGTPIYPSYNNLVMAGYQGWFSVKGDDSGNNGYVHCGRDGKFEPGYAGIEFWPDMTEYTKKYPVDFVYPDNSQAYFFSSSDEETVDLHFKWMQQYGIDGVFIQRFISSITSQAIGKVLKHAVKAAKKYNRAFSIMYDCSGLSTEADIYKVLNDWKIINAKYRLSDPSVCPTYLHHNGKPMIALWGIGLQGKGSTPAQFKTMMDNLQDLDGAKQKFSYLLGSSYQWRTGGGDAYPDTKDLVEVLKTADIISPWSVGRYNSIAGFMDRVEKFLKTDILWCRMNNVGYAPVVFPGFSWRNLKNLTADKYDEIPRLKGDFLWRQIAEAKKAGAKMIYVAMFDELDEGTCIFKCANSKNTPIFATSSDPQGKFLGIDDDLPTDYYLFLAGQAGEWLKGNAEYGDTKPSYKPMGMGHTKIESPITITYANNILSIKAVRTGKIIVRIYNTQGNLIGTLKNKEQNIPFNKTINISAFPKGIYIIQTILEGKTYTTKIQK encoded by the coding sequence ATGAAAAACTTACGACTACCGATCTTACTCATTTTCGGGCTGCTATCAAACCTTGCATCAGCAAAAGAAATCTACGTCGCTTCCTTCGGAAAAGACTCGAATCCCGGTTCGCAAAACGAACCCTATGCAACATTGGGAAAAGCATTTACTGTTCTCGAAAACGACGATAAAATTTTCATACTGGACATACTAAGCATACAAAACGAAGCTTCGGGAACCGGAATGGGACAAATGGAAGATGATTGTCTCGGCATCAAATTTCCGTCTGACAAAAAAAATATCGTCATACAAGGTATCTCTCCCGAAACATCCGGTATCGACGGGACATCTCTTATTTTAGGGCAACGGGTACTGTTATTGCAAAACGTCGAAAATCTGACAATCAAAAACATCTCGATAACCAATGCCCTGAAAAATATAAATCCCATGGTAATAGGTGGTGGCGCAATCAGTGTTGAAGGCGGAAATGTCACCATCGAGAATTGCAATTTCGATGCCTGCGGATCATCCACTCTTCGTTACGGAGGAGCCATTCAGGTCGATAACGCCATCGTAACACTGAAAAATTGCAGTTTCGCTCGGGGCAACGCTTCTTACGGAGGGGCTATATACGTCGCATCCGGAAAGTTGATGACAGATAACTGTTCTTTCGCGCAAGGGAATGCTACCCTCGGTGGCGCTATCGCTACACAAGCCAATACCGCCAACACGGTTACTCCTGAAGAAAAACAAGTTTCCATTTTTTGTTCTAATTCGTACTTTTACAAAAACAACGGTTCGGCAGGCGGTGCGATAGCCGTAAGCAACTCTACAAATAATAATGCCGTCAAACTTCGAATCGAAAGTTGTACGTTTGCCGAAAATTCAGGACGAGGTGGAGCTATCTCCCTTGAAAATAAAAAAACAGCGATCAATGACTATCAGTTGATAAATTCCACGATCTATAAAAACAGTTCTCCAAACGACGCCGGAGCAATCATGTTGCTTGCCGGTCAAACAGGAGAAACATTCGATCTGATCAACTGTACCATCACTGAAAATACGACAACCGGGAACGCAGGACATGGGGCAGGAATCCGGTTCTATAACGACGATTCGTCAACCAGCCAGACCGTATTGAAAAGAATATTGAACTGTATTATCGAAAACAACTATGCGACAAACAACGGCAGCAGAAATCAGAATTCCGATCTGTCGTTCCGTCATACGCCCGAAGCCACCTACTTAATCATTAAAAACTCTTTCATAGGAAGCGACGGGAACAATAATATCAACGTAAAATATTACATGGAAGACAACCTCTTCAACTATTTTTCGGCAGTAGAATCCCTTGCCGAATTCGAAGGATCTACTTCCGATCAGATTCAGGCCGAAAAATGTATTCCGGTACTAAGTTCTTCTCTCGCTTCTAATTACGGAAATCCCCAATGGTTACAAGAAGTCGGCATAACCACCGATCAAAAAGGGAAAACAAGACCGTTTACCAATAACCGATGCACTATCGGTTCTGTCGAAGTAGTCTCTACTCTAAACCCGGGAACAAAGCCCGAAGGAACACCGATATACCCAAGTTATAATAATCTGGTAATGGCAGGTTATCAAGGATGGTTTTCTGTAAAAGGTGATGACTCCGGAAACAACGGATATGTTCACTGCGGCCGTGACGGAAAATTCGAACCGGGATATGCCGGAATAGAATTTTGGCCCGACATGACCGAATACACAAAAAAATATCCGGTCGATTTCGTTTACCCCGACAATAGCCAGGCCTATTTTTTCAGTTCTTCCGATGAAGAGACTGTCGATCTGCACTTCAAATGGATGCAACAATACGGAATCGATGGCGTTTTCATTCAGAGATTCATATCTTCCATAACAAGTCAAGCAATAGGAAAAGTTTTGAAACATGCCGTAAAAGCAGCAAAAAAATATAATCGAGCCTTTTCGATTATGTATGATTGCAGCGGACTATCTACTGAGGCAGATATCTATAAAGTATTAAATGACTGGAAAATCATCAATGCTAAATACCGTCTTTCCGATCCGTCTGTATGTCCTACCTATCTTCACCATAACGGAAAACCGATGATTGCATTATGGGGTATCGGTTTACAAGGCAAGGGCAGTACTCCCGCCCAGTTTAAAACAATGATGGACAATCTGCAAGATTTAGACGGGGCTAAACAGAAATTTTCCTACTTACTGGGATCATCTTATCAGTGGAGAACCGGAGGAGGCGACGCCTATCCCGACACGAAAGATCTGGTCGAAGTATTAAAAACAGCAGATATTATTTCTCCTTGGTCGGTCGGACGTTACAACTCTATAGCAGGATTCATGGACCGTGTGGAAAAATTCCTGAAAACCGATATTTTATGGTGTAGAATGAATAATGTAGGATATGCCCCGGTAGTTTTTCCGGGATTCTCATGGAGAAACTTAAAAAATCTGACCGCAGATAAATATGATGAAATACCTCGCCTGAAAGGCGATTTCTTATGGAGACAGATTGCCGAAGCAAAAAAAGCCGGAGCCAAGATGATCTATGTAGCCATGTTCGACGAACTGGATGAAGGGACCTGTATTTTCAAATGTGCAAACAGTAAAAATACACCGATATTCGCAACTTCATCAGACCCTCAAGGTAAATTCTTGGGAATCGACGATGATCTGCCCACCGATTACTATCTGTTCTTAGCCGGACAGGCCGGCGAATGGCTGAAAGGGAATGCAGAATACGGCGATACCAAACCTTCCTACAAACCGATGGGAATGGGACATACAAAAATAGAATCTCCGATAACGATAACTTATGCAAATAATATCCTCTCAATCAAAGCCGTTCGAACCGGAAAAATAATTGTACGAATCTATAATACACAAGGGAATTTAATAGGCACATTAAAAAATAAAGAACAAAATATACCTTTCAATAAAACAATTAATATATCCGCTTTTCCTAAAGGCATATATATTATACAAACTATCCTCGAAGGAAAAACATACACCACAAAAATTCAAAAATAA
- a CDS encoding aspartate aminotransferase family protein has protein sequence MKLFDVYPLFDIEIVKGKGCYTYDSKGNEYLDLYGGHAVISVGHTHPYYTQKLTEQAQKLIFYSNSVINSLQIELADKLGKQSGYDDYSLFLINSGAEANENALKLASFHTGKKKVIAFKKAFHGRTSAAVKVTDNPKIVAPINDTFEVSYLNLNDIDSVKTEIAKGDVCAVIIEGIQGIGGIQVPKIDFMQQLREVCTQNSVVLILDEIQSGYGRSGKFFAHQYAGIKADLITMAKGMGNGFPIGGVLISPMFTPAYGMLGTTFGGNHLGCAAAIAVLDIMKKENLVENAANTGNYLINELKKIPQIKEVRGEGLMIGLEFDQPVKEIRSKLLFEQKVFTGVSGTNVIRLLPPLVLTTDQADIFIERLKKVLN, from the coding sequence ATGAAACTATTCGATGTTTATCCTCTTTTCGATATAGAAATAGTCAAGGGAAAAGGTTGTTATACATATGATTCGAAAGGAAACGAATACCTCGACTTGTATGGCGGACATGCTGTAATCTCGGTGGGGCACACCCATCCCTATTACACTCAAAAACTTACCGAACAGGCACAAAAACTTATATTCTATTCAAACTCGGTAATCAACAGTTTGCAAATAGAACTGGCAGATAAATTGGGAAAACAATCAGGATACGACGATTATTCGCTATTTCTGATTAACTCTGGAGCAGAAGCGAACGAAAATGCTCTCAAACTTGCCTCTTTCCACACAGGAAAAAAGAAAGTCATCGCTTTCAAAAAAGCTTTCCACGGACGTACGTCGGCAGCGGTAAAAGTAACGGACAACCCTAAAATCGTTGCACCTATCAACGATACATTCGAAGTCAGTTACCTGAACCTAAATGACATCGACTCCGTAAAAACAGAAATAGCCAAAGGCGATGTGTGTGCGGTTATTATCGAAGGAATACAAGGAATAGGAGGAATACAAGTTCCCAAAATCGATTTCATGCAACAACTCCGGGAAGTATGTACTCAAAACAGTGTAGTCCTTATTCTTGACGAAATACAATCGGGATACGGACGAAGTGGTAAATTTTTCGCACATCAATATGCCGGAATAAAAGCCGATCTCATAACTATGGCAAAAGGGATGGGAAACGGTTTCCCGATCGGCGGCGTACTGATAAGCCCCATGTTCACTCCGGCATACGGGATGTTGGGAACGACTTTCGGAGGAAATCATCTCGGTTGTGCCGCCGCAATAGCCGTACTCGATATTATGAAAAAAGAAAATTTAGTAGAAAATGCGGCCAATACAGGTAACTACCTGATCAATGAATTAAAAAAGATTCCTCAGATCAAAGAAGTACGAGGAGAAGGACTCATGATAGGCCTTGAATTTGATCAACCGGTAAAAGAGATCAGAAGCAAACTGTTATTTGAACAGAAAGTATTTACAGGGGTTTCAGGTACAAATGTAATACGACTGCTGCCCCCATTGGTACTCACAACCGATCAAGCCGATATATTTATAGAACGTTTAAAAAAAGTATTGAATTAA
- the argC gene encoding N-acetyl-gamma-glutamyl-phosphate reductase, which produces MIKAGIIGGAGYTAGELIRLLINHPDVEVEFVNSSSNAGNKITDVHSGLFGETDLTFTAEFPFDKIDVLFFCTAHGDTKKFMDTHSLPEKLKIIDLSMDFRIESPEHDFIYGLPELNRKRIIRCNRVANPGCFATAIQLALLPLAKNLLLNNPVHIHAITGSTGAGQKPSATSHFSWRNDNVSIYKPFTHQHLAEIKQSLKQLQNSFDTDLNFIPVRGNFSRGIFATLYTDCPVELDEIKRIYEEYYDDHSFVFISDKNTDLKQVVNTNKCLLYLEKFGNKLLITSLIDNLLKGASGQAVHNMNLLFGLEETVGLKLKPSAF; this is translated from the coding sequence ATGATAAAAGCAGGAATTATAGGCGGAGCAGGCTACACAGCCGGAGAATTAATTCGTTTATTAATAAATCATCCGGACGTTGAGGTCGAGTTTGTCAATAGCAGCAGTAATGCCGGGAATAAAATTACAGATGTTCATTCAGGACTTTTCGGCGAAACAGACCTGACTTTTACCGCCGAGTTTCCATTTGATAAGATCGATGTGTTATTTTTCTGTACAGCACATGGAGACACAAAAAAATTCATGGACACTCATTCCCTTCCCGAAAAATTAAAAATAATAGATCTTTCTATGGATTTCCGGATAGAATCTCCCGAACATGATTTTATTTACGGTCTTCCTGAACTAAACCGGAAACGAATAATCCGGTGCAATCGGGTTGCCAATCCGGGATGTTTCGCTACCGCCATACAACTGGCTCTGCTCCCGCTGGCAAAAAATTTGCTGCTTAACAATCCCGTACACATCCATGCGATAACCGGATCGACAGGTGCCGGACAAAAACCTTCGGCAACATCTCATTTTAGCTGGAGAAATGACAACGTCTCCATCTATAAACCTTTTACACATCAACATCTGGCAGAAATAAAACAAAGTCTGAAACAACTTCAAAACAGTTTTGATACCGACTTGAATTTTATTCCGGTACGAGGAAATTTCTCAAGGGGAATTTTCGCCACTCTTTACACGGACTGCCCGGTAGAACTCGATGAAATAAAACGAATTTACGAAGAATATTACGACGATCATTCTTTCGTGTTCATCAGCGACAAAAATACCGATCTGAAACAAGTCGTAAATACAAACAAATGTTTACTTTATTTAGAAAAATTCGGGAATAAATTGCTGATTACCTCTTTGATCGACAACCTTCTGAAAGGCGCATCCGGACAAGCGGTTCACAATATGAATTTACTTTTCGGTCTGGAAGAAACCGTCGGTCTGAAACTCAAACCTTCGGCATTTTAA